The Macaca fascicularis isolate 582-1 chromosome 13, T2T-MFA8v1.1 sequence TTCTTACACTATAATGAGAAGATCTTTAGAATATGCCTCCATTTTTCATTCTTGTGTTTGTGAAACAGTGAGGATATACAATTTTATGTCTCAGTTTTTGACTTGGTCTTGGGGAAATCTGTTTTGTTTCCATACTGTGATTGTTTCCATATTGTTGTCATCAGCAATTGCATTCCCAATGGCCATTTGTCACTAAATTTTACATGCCCTttgtttcagaaagagaaaacatgctTTCCGAATTGAATTCATGGCATTTAAAGGGCgaagtgtttaattttttaagagaacCCATGCAAAACGATAAGTTTCCATCATTGTTTCACATACTGCCAATAACAAGAGATTCAACACGGTCTTGGTGTGACTCAGTCATCTGTCTCCAGTTTCATTGTGGTCACACATCTTCGTGGATTCGGGGCTGTGTTTTGATTCTGCCTCCAGTGAAATATTTTATACGTTTTCTGGACTtcaaaaaaatagatattataaaattCAATTGGAAATAAATTTGTGCTTTCCAAATGTATGAccaaatttaaatgtaattttatttcaaaacaatttagTACCTGTATATTGCAGTATTTTCTATTCTTGCTAAAGTCACTGTGGCAAGTAGGTTTGTAACTCATTGTTATTCAAGCCAGttcttgtttatgtttttaaaagtcctAAGATATCAAAATATAGATGTTGTAAATCCTTTTACCTAAAGACTCCATTCATGTTTTTTTAACTATTCTATTAATGCCGTCTGTAGCCAAAAAAATCCAATTCTGAATCATGCTTTGTATTTAGTTGTTTCTTGGGTCTCCATTAAACCAGAGGAAGTCCCATTTTTGTGCCTCAtaaccttgacacttttgaaaaAAGTACAGGCCTGTGATTTTGTAGAAAGGTCTTGAatttgagtttgatttttttctttaatgattgaATCCAGGCTCTGTGTTTTTGGCTCTAAGATTATAGCATTGATGCTGTGTGATTCTCACTGCATCCCATCAGGTGACGTGTGGCATCGATTTGTCATGtcactggtgatgttaactttgattaCTTGAATAAGGCAATATTTGCTGGGTTTCTGCAGTATGAGGTTACTGTTTTCTCCTTCAAAATTAATAAGCATTTTATTGGAAGAGATTTTGAACTTACGTAAATATACTctgtttcattccattttatcCACTAGTTTTAGcattcattttgtttcttctctgaattatttttaagtgattgtCAAATGGCGATTTCTAATTCTGCCATCCCTCTACGCTTATAAGTTAGTTTTCTGTTGTAAGGAAAAGCTTCCCTTCTTCCTATTCATTTATTcgctcatttatttatatcactgTGAGTTGCTATTTTATTAAATCAGAAAAATGTGCCACTATCATTATTCATTTGGTGATCAGATTGTTTCAATTTAAGTTATGGGAGGCCCCAGCTAGCTGGCTTCCAAACACCCCTGTCATTCTTTGAACACATCTTCACTTTCTGGGGTAACAAGATTTTCCAGGTTCATCTTGTATTTTACGCCTCAGCCTGGATTCAACAATTTCTTTGAGAAGCCCTGTTTCATGGAGTTTAGGAGTCAAGATCTGGACACCTGGTATGTTCTGTGCGACTGGATGTTGGTGCTGCCAGATGTTCTCAAGAAACAGAGCCACGAAATATATctaggtatatacacacatgtgtattttaaaacatgcacacacacacatttacttctatatttatttctgtattatctATCAATGAAAAACCATGAAGTCACACTGATATATGCAATTCTAATCAAATTCTAAGCACTGTAGGGCTTATTTTAGCTTTCCTCCTTTTCAGATTTGTAACTCTGTTTCTAGGCAGTGAAATACATGGCTCCCGTTGGCCTTAATCCAATCACTTATTTGACCAGTCTACCTGAGTACGGTAtctttctgtttcctctcttGGCCACATGTCTCATGCAGGCCACCATGATTAATTCTTGCTTCCATATCCACTAAACCATTGGCCTTTGGTGTAAATTCCTTCTcattgtctgtctgtctgtctgtctctttctctctgtctacATACatacacccccccccccccacacaggCTTACCCCATGGGTGAGATATAATCATAAACTAATCTGATACAAATTAAATGGACAGTATCTTCAATTAGTGAACAAGTTAAAGACTATAGCGATAAAAATGactattcttccttcttttaagATGGAATTCCTCTTCAAATAAtgacaatatttaaatataagttaaTTCTTTCTTATTAAAAGTCATCTACCTGATTACCTGCAATATGTTTTCCTAATACTGAAAATTCATTGGTGggtttttcaatttttgaaaagataaatttaaagctACTGGTTTTCACAAAGgcaatttcctttttccattaaaatatctGAAAGCACAAGAGATTCACATGATGCAAGGAAGATAAAAACCCTATCAACAAATAATACAAAGTTTTGCAAGGTGTTTGCGTAAGGCAAATGATATTATGCAAATGCCTAAGCCAAACCTTTACATCAGCAGAGAACACTGTGTATGTATTTGCTGGAAAATGTATTGAAATGCACAGAGTTGCTAGACAACACATGGAATTGCCATATTGTTGTCAAAATCTGAGGTACGGCGTTGTAAGGAGTTTGCTTGCAGGCTATGGCTTTACTATTTCTCTGTGATTAGTTGTTTCTCAGTGCCTACATTGCTCTACTCTGTGAGCCAATATTTGCATTTACATTACAGACCACGGTGTGAAGGATGTTTCTTATTAGCGaagcatctatttgattcttcatTGCTCTGTAGCTTGTATCATGATTACAAGGAAGTTGAAGCTCCACTACTGATACACCACAATGTATTTATGAGCCCTTCTTCTTTTGTGTTTACTTTTCAAGATTCTTTATGAAATCGATGGCCCaggagagagagggcatcctaAATGCTGTAGGACCACAATTAATGTGAGAAATGTAATTGATGACTGGGCTCTTAAAAGCTACTCTCTGCTGATATGCCTCAGTCTCTGCTCCTAGTCCCAGACTTGCATTTAGCTTTCAGACATTCTAGCGATTAGACCATGGAGATTTTATATACCTAACAGTTCAACTCATTAATTCAACGAGTGTAATAGATCCTTGGCATGTTTGGATTGAAATTTTGGACAGATAGCAAGTGCTCTCAAGTAGATTTTGCTTTAGGACAAATTTGAATCCGTCAGGCTGTGTGTGCGGTTTGTGTGTGGAGCCTGTTGCTTACTGGTGAGTCTGCCCAGCGGACCCTGGAGCCTGCTGCTCAGCGTAGTGGCATTGTTTGCTTCTGGTAATTACGGTAACAGTTACATGGGAAAGGACATGCTTAGTGGTATTCTCAAGTTTCAGAATTCACAGAGCTTTTCTGTCACTTGTTAAGGTCAGTGGTCCAAAACTGTAACACTTCATCTAATTCCAACAGTGTTTGGAACCAGTGGATTATAGTTACATTGTAATTGTTGCTAAATTGGGATGTTGCCTTCTAGTTAGTGGTTAGGGATttgttctttccctccctcccttcctccctgcctccctccctccctcccttccttcctccctcccttccttctttccttccttccttctctttctttttttttatttaatatggcTGTTGATCTCTAATCTATGATTTTATATTCCAAAGAATCTTTTATCATCAATCTTCCTCCCTCATTTATTCAAGATAATGTTTTCTTTATGCTGTAATCAATctttagagtgtgtgtgtgtatgtatatgtgtgtgtgtgtgtgtatatatatatattctgaagaATCACGTatattcttttatgtttgttCAGTGTTTTCATCTCCGCTCTTGTCTGGTGCTTactttggtttctatttttataacCGTATTTAATTCCAGCATTAGTTAGCTGGGTTGTCATAGTGTAACAAGAGTCAGAAAGACCTGGGCTGAGAATCAGCTCTGAAAACCACTGTCTGTGTCTCTGTATATCTAAAAGCAGGTGATAAGAGCACCTATTTCAGTGGTTTATTCTATGTATTGAAAGAAATAACATAGTATAGTGCTCATCCCAAACTAGTTgtacaggtaaaaaaaaaagttagaatatAAATTCTAGAAGTGCTAAGATTTTCACTAATGACCACAAGCACTTACTACAGTCCCTGGCACACAggaaacactcaataaatacctCAGTGGTTGCTGTTCTTAGGCTACTATAGCCCTCCCCTCAATGCTTTGAAgatgaaagataaaagaaatatctaTAAAGTACATAATAAAAGATCTGACATAGAGTATTTGATTTTGCTAGAAATATATTGGCAGGAGCTTACCATTCTGGTCAGTGATTGGTTTAGATAGTGTTCTTGAGAAAACATCATCAGAAAGGCTAACAGTCTTTTGTTTCATCCTTCTCAGGCATCCTATTTTCATTGGTGGTGATGCTGTATGTCATCTGGGTCCAGGCAGTGGCTGACATGGAAAGCTACCGAAACATGAAAATGAAGGACTGCCTGGATTTCACCCCTTCTGTTCTGTATGGCTGGTCATTTTTCCTGGCCCCAGCtgggatatttttttctttgctagcTGGATTACTATTTCTAGTTGTTGGACGGCATATTCAGATACATCACTAAATCAACCATTGCCCCGAGTATTTTCTTGAGAGATTTTAAAACagggaatactttttttttccattttgtttcattgatcccaGCATAAAATTAGTAGATATAACTTTTTAGTTGCTATTCAAATTAATCATTTTACTAAGATTTTCTTCAATAAGAAGGTCCTAGAATCTCTCCAGATACCAACAAGCCTCCATCTTGTTTAAGTGCTGTCAAGGACCTAGGTCTTTAGGGAATAGGTAAACAGGTCTCCCTTTCACTGAACGTGTTAGAGTTCATGCAGGTCGCAAAGGCCTGATAATAGCTTAATACCATGACATGGGGAAAATCTAGATAGATTTGGCTTAAAGCCTCCTTGGCATTCACttctgttaattaaaaaaaaatccttgaagaaTAATTAAGAATGGGCAAGGTTGTCAGAGAATTTATTTCGTTTCTTCTCCACACACATA is a genomic window containing:
- the TMEM182 gene encoding transmembrane protein 182 isoform X6 is translated as MIENVTFHHEGFFWRCWFHGIVEENDSSIWKFWYTNQPPSKNCTHAYLSPYPFMRGEHNSTSYDSAVSILFSLVVMLYVIWVQAVADMESYRNMKMKDCLDFTPSVLYGWSFFLAPAGIFFSLLAGLLFLVVGRHIQIHH